One Misgurnus anguillicaudatus chromosome 22, ASM2758022v2, whole genome shotgun sequence DNA segment encodes these proteins:
- the thnsl2 gene encoding threonine synthase-like 2, translated as MLYCSTRGGVQGWSFRDVLFSGYAPDGGMFMPETIPLLSPETLRSWRHLSYQQLMCEICSLFIPQHEIPSHHLKDLISQALCKFSIAETVRIVSLKDSLSILELFHGETLAFKDLAMSCTAQFLKYFLHKEKKRATILVGTSGDTGGSAIRSIFGFSDVDIVVVFPRGRITRVQERQMTTSIADNIHVFAADGTSDDIDVPLRKLFADPDLVKRYGLMSLNSVNWARILLQLPHFLFAYLQLCTLQPDADTLPELEVLVPTGGAGNITAGCILKKMGVPLRLVAMVNSNDILHRTVQSGDFSMASDVKQTLAPAIDIQDPYNMERVFWLLSAGDTEMVRCVMEEFQKIHRVALPLTLHKQVCEVLSSGSVSDEGILYSMRRCWQENHYLICPHTAVAVWYHYNRAVTAGVNRCCIATASPAKFQEAVHRAGLTLDLPEEVLALETMKTRYKPLEKSDDWETKLRQHIELIGSVRDRGETFYPK; from the exons ATGCTTTACTGCAGCACACGTGGAGGTGTTCAGGGTTGGAGTTTTAGAGATGTGCTCTTCTCTGGATACGCTCCAGATGGAGGAATGTTCATGCCAGAGACGATCCCGTTATTGTCTCCTGAAACGCTGAGATCCTGGAGACATCTGTCCTATCAGCAGCTCATGTGTGAGATCTGCTCCCTCTTCATACCTCAACATGAAATCCCATCACATCATCTGAAGG ATCTGATTTCACAGGCGCTGTGTAAGTTCTCTATAGCAGAAACAGTACGGATAGTTTCACTGAAAGACTCTCTGTCCATCCTGGAGTTATTTCATGGAGAAACTCTGGCATTCAAAGACCTGGCCATGTCCTGTACCGCACAGTTCCTTAAATATTTCCTGCACAAAGAGAAGAAGCGGGCAACGATACTTGTAG GTACGTCCGGCGATACGGGCGGCTCGGCCATCAGAAGCATCTTTGGTTTCAGTGATGTGGACATCGTGGTGGTGTTTCCTCGTGGACGCATCACCAGAGTTCAGGAGAGACAGATGACAACCAGCATCGCAGATAATATTCATGTGTTTGCAG CGGACGGGACGTCTGATGACATTGACGTTCCACTGAGGAAACTCTTTGCGGATCCAGATTTAGTGAAGCGTTACGGTCTTATGAGTCTCAACTCTGTGAACTGGGCCCGGATTCTGCTGCAGTTACCTCATTTCCTGTTTGCATACCTGCAGCTCTGCACTCTGCAGCCGGACGCAGACACACTGCCTGAGCTGGAGGTCCTGGTGCCCACTGGAGGAGCTGGAAATATTACag CTGGATGTATCTTGAAGAAGATGGGCGTTCCTCTTCGACTCGTTGCCATGGTAAACTCCAATGATATCCTTCACCGTACGGTCCAGAGTGGAGATTTCTCTATGGCGAGTGATGTTAAGCAAACTCTCGCTCCTGCCATTGACATTCAG GACCCTTATAACATGGAGAGAGTCTTCTGGCTTCTGTCTGCTGGAGATACTGAGATGGTTCGATGTGTAATGGAGGAGTTTCAGAAGATCCATAGAGTCGCTCTTCCTCTGACACTTCATAAGCAG GTGTGTGAAGTGTTGTCATCAGGTTCTGTGTCTGATGAAGGAATTCTTTACAGCATGAGGAGATGTTGGCAGGAGAATCACTATCTCATCTGTCCTCACACCGCTGTGGCTGTTTGGTATCATTATAATCGAGCCGTCACGGCAGGAGTTAACAG ATGTTGCATAGCGACAGCATCACCAGCCAAGTTTCAGGAGGCGGTGCATCGGGCCGGTTTGACCCTTGACCTCCCTGAAGAGGTGCTTGCATTAGAGACAATGAAGACTCGATATAAACCTCTGGAAAAATCTGACGACTGGGAGACCAAACTGAGACAACACATAGAGCTCATCGGCTCAGTGAGAGACCGTGGAGAAACATTTTACCCAAAATAG